A window from Corynebacterium urealyticum DSM 7109 encodes these proteins:
- a CDS encoding DUF2993 domain-containing protein → MANPQISADTSPAPRPRRRLWKVLAGLLVAFLALMLTDSLIAARTEAKISQQLYEGSHLPKPPEVMLAGFPYVTQALTKELEAVTVTAKDVPIAGFGDVTVHSSAQYVDVNASQIFTGDIHDAPARKVFHRLQLGVVPLGKLMGIPDLDVSNKADISPRGGWETEAIFRGTPKGFRAPAIVEMKVRIKRGDVYLRPVTVIEGPVNKKEGAEIVPADQLDEATTAALMDGFRLKIEKDSIPFPGIPMRVYVGGGSVFIEAEDYYTTVSIGDLTPPTRPLTEEQRPSL, encoded by the coding sequence ATGGCAAACCCGCAGATTTCGGCTGATACCTCCCCGGCACCGCGCCCCCGGCGCCGCCTGTGGAAGGTTCTCGCCGGTCTTCTGGTCGCGTTCCTCGCGCTCATGCTCACGGACTCCCTCATCGCCGCCCGCACGGAGGCGAAGATCTCCCAGCAGCTCTACGAGGGCTCGCACCTGCCCAAGCCGCCGGAGGTCATGCTCGCGGGATTCCCCTACGTCACCCAGGCTCTCACCAAGGAGCTGGAGGCCGTCACTGTCACCGCCAAGGACGTCCCCATCGCCGGATTCGGCGACGTCACCGTCCACTCCTCCGCCCAGTACGTCGACGTCAATGCCTCCCAGATCTTCACGGGCGATATTCACGACGCTCCTGCGCGCAAGGTCTTCCACCGCCTCCAGCTGGGCGTCGTCCCCCTGGGAAAGCTGATGGGCATACCTGACCTGGACGTCTCGAATAAGGCAGACATCTCCCCGCGCGGCGGGTGGGAAACCGAAGCGATCTTCCGCGGCACCCCGAAGGGTTTCCGTGCCCCCGCGATCGTCGAGATGAAGGTCCGCATCAAGCGCGGCGACGTCTACCTGCGCCCCGTCACCGTCATCGAGGGACCGGTGAACAAGAAGGAGGGCGCGGAGATCGTCCCCGCTGATCAGCTGGACGAGGCGACCACCGCGGCGCTGATGGACGGCTTCCGGCTGAAGATCGAGAAGGACTCCATCCCCTTCCCCGGGATCCCGATGCGCGTCTACGTGGGAGGGGGCTCGGTGTTCATCGAGGCGGAGGACTACTACACCACCGTCAGCATCGGGGACCTCACCCCTCCGACCCGTCCCCTCACGGAAGAGCAACGGCCGTCCCTATAG
- a CDS encoding FABP family protein → MSSDKANNQSPDQGANTPAESTNSGPKLDGNQAVNLAAEQSKSTADKNLPVFGDLPIPEDTANLRFGPNLHDGLLALLPLVGVWRGQGQAAHPGEEEFTFGQQLSIFHDGENRLGFESRTWKINPPAEEGAEADGDEASAESAGEPEVGELLRREAGFWRIDNDDNIELLIAHSDGMIELMYGKPLTERAWQLESASTLATETGPSALGPGKRLYGLMPNNDLGWVDERLIDGEMVPWMSAQLKRVRG, encoded by the coding sequence ATGAGTTCCGATAAGGCTAATAATCAGTCTCCTGACCAGGGTGCCAACACCCCGGCAGAAAGCACCAACTCCGGCCCGAAGCTGGACGGCAACCAGGCCGTGAACCTCGCCGCCGAGCAGTCGAAGAGCACGGCGGATAAGAACTTGCCGGTCTTCGGCGACCTGCCGATCCCGGAGGACACCGCCAACCTGCGCTTCGGCCCGAACCTGCACGACGGCCTGCTCGCACTCCTGCCGCTGGTCGGTGTGTGGCGCGGCCAGGGCCAGGCTGCGCACCCGGGCGAGGAGGAGTTCACCTTCGGCCAGCAGCTGAGCATCTTCCACGATGGCGAGAACCGCCTGGGCTTCGAGTCCCGCACCTGGAAGATCAACCCGCCCGCCGAGGAGGGCGCTGAGGCAGACGGTGACGAGGCTAGCGCTGAGTCTGCGGGCGAGCCGGAGGTCGGCGAGCTGCTGCGCCGCGAGGCCGGCTTCTGGCGCATCGACAATGACGACAACATCGAGCTGCTCATCGCCCACTCCGACGGCATGATCGAGCTGATGTACGGCAAGCCGCTCACCGAGCGCGCCTGGCAGCTGGAGAGCGCTTCCACCCTGGCCACCGAGACCGGCCCGAGCGCCCTGGGCCCTGGCAAGCGCCTCTACGGTCTCATGCCGAACAACGACCTGGGCTGGGTCGACGAGCGCCTCATCGACGGCGAGATGGTGCCGTGGATGTCCGCGCAGCTCAAGCGGGTACGTGGCTAG
- a CDS encoding aminodeoxychorismate lyase — MAIVIDVLGATEPRIWDAEQPFLYADDLAAIRGDGVFETLILREDVVRNMDRHASRFQSSAAMLELPEPDIQRWTAATELAVSEFARVYPEQHEAALRWVYSRGRESGGEPTGWITVTPVGEAQLKARREGVNVMTAERGFSLDISDRSPWALIGAKTLSYAANMAALRAAKKAGFDDVIFFSEEGTVLEGPTSSVIIARDSEGDGKPQLLTPCPHTGILPGTSQAAVFRLAAERGWPVAEAQLTDEDLRTAAGVWLVSSVRIQARVTAIDGQPMPRPAFADELEALIAEAVTAQA, encoded by the coding sequence ATGGCGATTGTCATTGATGTTCTCGGCGCCACGGAACCCCGCATCTGGGACGCTGAGCAGCCGTTCCTCTATGCCGACGACCTCGCGGCAATCCGCGGGGATGGAGTCTTCGAGACCCTGATCCTGCGCGAGGACGTGGTGCGCAACATGGACCGCCACGCCTCCCGTTTCCAGTCGAGCGCGGCGATGCTGGAGCTGCCGGAGCCGGACATTCAGCGCTGGACCGCAGCCACCGAGCTGGCGGTCAGCGAGTTCGCTCGCGTCTACCCGGAGCAGCACGAAGCGGCGCTGCGCTGGGTCTACTCGCGCGGTCGCGAATCGGGCGGTGAACCCACCGGGTGGATCACGGTGACCCCGGTGGGCGAAGCCCAGCTCAAAGCCCGCCGTGAGGGCGTCAACGTGATGACCGCCGAGCGGGGTTTCAGCCTCGATATTTCGGATCGCTCACCGTGGGCGCTGATCGGCGCGAAGACTCTCTCTTATGCCGCGAACATGGCAGCACTACGGGCAGCGAAGAAGGCCGGCTTCGACGACGTCATCTTCTTCAGCGAAGAAGGCACTGTCCTGGAAGGGCCGACGAGCAGCGTGATCATCGCCCGGGATTCCGAGGGCGACGGTAAACCACAGCTGCTGACCCCCTGCCCGCACACCGGGATCCTCCCCGGCACGTCGCAGGCTGCTGTGTTCCGGCTCGCCGCGGAGCGCGGCTGGCCGGTGGCTGAAGCGCAACTCACCGATGAGGACCTGCGCACCGCAGCGGGCGTGTGGCTGGTGTCCTCGGTGCGGATTCAGGCGCGCGTCACGGCCATCGACGGCCAGCCGATGCCACGGCCGGCCTTCGCGGACGAGCTCGAGGCCCTGATCGCGGAAGCCGTCACAGCGCAGGCCTAG
- a CDS encoding YgfZ/GcvT domain-containing protein gives MTTPSSPLLSHVPGASATNEDKTYPVAWHYGNPLGEQNAVEDGATGLVDRFDRVALWVHGEEAKTWLNDLISQKINAIQPGQATFGLILDVQGHVEYQFGVAALEDGILLDVAAEQAEGLETYLSRMIFWAKVEVERLDLVQMAVLKKAGAQESAEDDRAGLGATPDGAFPDAHSWRTRKLGEIAVTDVWLPADAQIGSWDHATAELGYAPTGLMAYTAWRIAARQPVIGEDTDEKTIPHEVPWYLGENNHGATQLAQESEGPTAHAVHLNKGCYRGQETVSRVQNLGKPPRTLVLLHLDGSRNALPEVGTDLTAGGRRIGRVGSSVHDAILGPIALALVRRNVVEKLATDPATVPALQAGEVDAAIDPADVKVDDAEKPGRAAIKNLRNG, from the coding sequence ATGACCACCCCCAGCTCTCCCCTGTTGAGCCACGTCCCCGGCGCCAGCGCGACCAACGAGGACAAGACCTACCCCGTCGCCTGGCACTACGGGAACCCCCTTGGTGAGCAGAACGCCGTCGAAGATGGCGCGACCGGCCTCGTCGACCGCTTCGACCGCGTCGCCCTGTGGGTCCACGGTGAGGAGGCCAAGACCTGGCTCAACGACCTGATCAGCCAGAAGATCAACGCCATCCAGCCTGGTCAGGCCACCTTTGGTCTCATCCTGGACGTGCAGGGCCACGTGGAATACCAATTCGGGGTCGCTGCCTTGGAGGACGGCATCCTGCTGGACGTCGCCGCTGAGCAGGCCGAGGGACTGGAGACCTACCTCAGCCGCATGATCTTCTGGGCGAAGGTTGAGGTCGAACGCCTGGACCTGGTGCAGATGGCTGTCCTGAAGAAGGCTGGTGCGCAAGAGTCGGCGGAGGATGACCGGGCTGGGCTCGGAGCCACCCCGGATGGAGCGTTTCCGGATGCGCACTCCTGGCGCACCCGGAAACTTGGCGAGATTGCGGTGACCGACGTGTGGCTGCCGGCTGATGCGCAGATCGGAAGCTGGGATCACGCCACCGCGGAGCTTGGATACGCCCCAACCGGGCTGATGGCCTACACCGCCTGGCGCATCGCCGCACGTCAGCCGGTGATCGGCGAGGACACGGACGAGAAGACAATCCCCCACGAGGTCCCCTGGTACCTGGGCGAGAATAATCACGGGGCGACCCAGCTAGCCCAGGAGAGCGAGGGCCCGACGGCGCATGCGGTGCACCTGAATAAGGGCTGCTACCGCGGGCAGGAGACCGTTTCCCGCGTGCAGAATCTCGGCAAGCCGCCTCGCACTCTGGTGCTGCTCCACCTCGATGGCTCCCGGAACGCGCTCCCGGAGGTCGGCACTGACCTCACCGCGGGTGGCCGCCGCATCGGCCGGGTGGGCAGCAGCGTGCACGACGCGATTCTGGGGCCGATTGCCCTCGCGCTAGTGCGGCGCAATGTGGTGGAAAAGCTGGCGACGGACCCGGCGACAGTGCCAGCCCTGCAGGCCGGGGAGGTGGACGCCGCGATCGACCCTGCGGACGTGAAGGTGGACGACGCGGAAAAGCCGGGACGCGCAGCGATCAAAAATCTGCGCAACGGCTAA
- a CDS encoding DUF3073 domain-containing protein — MGRGRAKAKQAKVARRLKYQAPEMDLERLQRELSGAPQQDEYSERDDEWDDWSDHRY, encoded by the coding sequence ATGGGTCGCGGCCGCGCAAAGGCTAAGCAAGCCAAGGTAGCTCGCCGACTGAAGTACCAGGCTCCGGAAATGGATCTGGAGCGTCTGCAGCGAGAGCTTTCTGGAGCTCCGCAGCAGGACGAGTACTCCGAGCGCGATGACGAGTGGGACGACTGGAGCGACCACCGCTACTAG
- a CDS encoding IS256-like element ISCur2 family transposase, protein MPKNRPRCHCGGEMKRNGKTCANRTRWRCKICGASTTKQRPDITNSAAFAAFITHLTTGASLETAAAEAGCHPRTLQRRFEHFWLVDVPDPTIGHEGRVYDQVFLDGTYTAGGCLIVAATLDHVIAWHWCTRETTRDYQRLLERIPAPLIAVIDGGQGAASAIKTCWPATKVQRCLVHAQRVVRRHTTSRPRTDAGRAIYQLALNLTKITALDEAAEWGAQLHEYGTIYRDWMNQKTFTTDPATRQRTWSWTHERTRKAYNSLNHLWRNQLLFVYLDPPDGVLDVSRIKSTTNSLEGGINAQLKLLARTHRGRSGEHQRRMLDWWLYLQTELPDDPVEIARQSNWGQDQLAKVSTLTHNENQADHETGRPALYDNAIDTDYTHSIGIQKGHI, encoded by the coding sequence ATGCCGAAGAACAGACCACGCTGCCACTGCGGCGGCGAGATGAAACGCAACGGTAAGACCTGCGCCAACCGCACCCGGTGGCGGTGCAAAATCTGCGGCGCTTCCACCACCAAGCAGCGCCCCGATATCACCAACTCAGCAGCCTTCGCAGCATTTATCACCCACCTCACAACCGGTGCGAGCTTGGAAACCGCTGCCGCCGAAGCAGGGTGTCATCCGCGTACCCTGCAACGCCGGTTTGAACACTTCTGGCTAGTTGATGTCCCCGATCCCACGATCGGGCACGAAGGCCGGGTCTACGACCAGGTCTTTCTTGACGGCACCTACACCGCCGGCGGATGCTTGATTGTTGCCGCCACCTTGGATCACGTCATCGCTTGGCACTGGTGCACACGTGAGACCACCCGCGACTACCAAAGGCTCCTCGAACGTATCCCCGCGCCCCTGATCGCTGTCATCGACGGCGGCCAAGGCGCTGCCAGCGCAATCAAGACATGCTGGCCTGCAACGAAAGTGCAGCGCTGCCTCGTTCACGCCCAACGCGTGGTGCGTCGGCACACCACCTCACGCCCCCGCACCGATGCAGGACGAGCGATTTACCAGCTCGCGCTCAACCTCACGAAGATCACCGCTCTTGACGAGGCAGCCGAGTGGGGTGCACAACTGCACGAATACGGCACTATCTACCGCGACTGGATGAACCAGAAAACGTTCACAACCGACCCAGCGACACGGCAACGCACCTGGTCATGGACGCATGAACGCACCCGCAAGGCCTACAACAGCCTCAACCACCTATGGCGCAACCAGCTGTTATTTGTCTATCTCGACCCACCTGACGGTGTCCTCGATGTCAGCCGGATCAAATCCACCACCAACAGCCTGGAAGGCGGCATCAACGCCCAGTTGAAACTGCTTGCCCGCACCCACCGCGGCAGATCCGGTGAACACCAACGCCGGATGCTGGATTGGTGGCTGTACCTGCAAACGGAACTGCCTGACGACCCCGTTGAGATCGCCAGGCAGTCCAACTGGGGCCAGGACCAACTCGCCAAAGTATCCACCCTGACCCACAACGAGAACCAAGCCGACCACGAAACCGGACGACCAGCCCTCTACGACAACGCTATCGACACCGACTACACACACTCAATCGGCATCCAAAAAGGCCACATCTAA
- the purM gene encoding phosphoribosylformylglycinamidine cyclo-ligase produces the protein MSDDQKTQAGASYAAAGVDIEAGDRAVELLAPLAKRATRPEVRGGLGGFAGLFALGEYDKPLLAASSDGVGTKLAVAQAMDKHDTIGRDLVAMCVDDLVVCGAEPLFMQDYIAIGKVIPEKVAEIVKGIADGCEEAGCALLGGETAEHPGVMGENDYDVSATSVGVVEEAKLLGPDKVRPGDVVIAMESSGLHSNGYSLARKVLLQDAGLPLDQEVPEFGRTLGEEMLEPTRIYAKDCLDLAAECDVHTFAHITGGGLAANVARVIPEGLVAELHRSTWVPGPIFTKIQELGGVAQEEMEKTFNMGVGMVAIVSEEDADRALAMLAARHMKAWRLGVVRSGEGGATLQGEHPAEG, from the coding sequence ATGAGTGATGATCAGAAGACTCAAGCTGGGGCGTCCTACGCCGCCGCTGGTGTGGATATCGAGGCCGGCGACCGCGCTGTCGAGCTGCTGGCCCCGCTGGCGAAGCGCGCTACCCGCCCGGAGGTTCGCGGCGGGCTCGGCGGCTTTGCAGGCCTGTTCGCGCTGGGGGAGTACGACAAGCCACTGCTGGCCGCGTCCTCCGATGGCGTGGGCACCAAGCTGGCCGTCGCCCAGGCGATGGATAAGCACGACACCATCGGCCGCGACCTTGTGGCCATGTGCGTCGATGACCTCGTCGTCTGTGGCGCCGAGCCGCTGTTTATGCAGGATTACATTGCGATCGGCAAGGTGATCCCGGAGAAGGTTGCCGAGATCGTCAAGGGCATCGCGGATGGCTGCGAGGAAGCAGGCTGCGCCCTCCTCGGGGGCGAGACCGCCGAGCACCCGGGGGTCATGGGCGAGAATGACTACGACGTCTCCGCCACCTCCGTTGGTGTGGTCGAAGAGGCCAAGCTGCTGGGGCCGGACAAGGTCCGCCCGGGTGACGTGGTCATCGCGATGGAGTCCTCCGGACTGCACTCCAATGGCTACTCCCTGGCCCGCAAGGTGCTTCTGCAGGATGCCGGCCTGCCGCTCGACCAGGAGGTGCCGGAGTTTGGACGCACCCTGGGCGAGGAGATGCTCGAGCCGACCCGCATCTACGCGAAGGACTGCCTGGACCTGGCCGCGGAATGCGACGTCCACACCTTCGCCCACATCACCGGTGGTGGGCTGGCTGCCAACGTGGCCCGCGTGATCCCGGAGGGCCTGGTCGCCGAGCTGCACCGCTCCACCTGGGTGCCGGGCCCGATCTTCACCAAGATCCAGGAGCTGGGCGGGGTGGCCCAGGAGGAGATGGAGAAGACCTTCAACATGGGCGTTGGCATGGTCGCCATCGTGTCCGAGGAGGACGCCGACCGCGCGCTCGCGATGCTGGCGGCCCGCCACATGAAGGCCTGGCGCCTGGGCGTGGTCCGCTCCGGCGAGGGTGGTGCGACCCTGCAGGGCGAGCACCCGGCGGAGGGCTAA
- the purF gene encoding amidophosphoribosyltransferase: MDAAQPAQPADRGYDDHGEQPPREECGVFGVWAPGEDVSKLTYYGLYALQHRGQEAAGIGVGSGDQILVYKDLGLVSQVFDEQILNSLKGHIAIGHTRYATAGGGRWENAQPMFRMASDGTDVALGHNGNLTNYLELMAEAAEKRLVNPADEPSDSDVMCALIADLIDENTSMEDAALQLFPRVKGAYCLTFTDGKGLYAVRDPHGVRPLSIGKLANGWVVSSETAALDIVGAEFVRDVEPGEFIAINEDGIRSRKFAEATPKGCVFEYVYLARPDSVINGQPVNATRVDIGRRLAEEWPAEGDLVIPVPDSGTPAAVGYAQASGIPFGQGLTKNAYVGRTFIEPSQTIRQLGIRLKLNPLRHVIEGKRLIVVDDSIVRGNTQRALIRMLRDAGAAEVHVRIASPPVKWPCFYGIDFPSPNELLANNVDPDNMVEAMREEVGADSLGFVSTEAMVETSAQPRETLCAACFDGVYPLGLPAGNPNAEQVRLRQRRLAEEAEQAAGGSDASSNNPEEN; encoded by the coding sequence GTGGACGCGGCACAGCCCGCCCAGCCAGCGGACCGGGGGTACGACGATCACGGGGAGCAGCCTCCGCGCGAGGAATGCGGTGTCTTCGGGGTATGGGCACCGGGGGAGGACGTCTCGAAGCTGACCTACTACGGGCTGTACGCGCTGCAGCACCGTGGCCAGGAAGCAGCGGGCATCGGCGTCGGCAGCGGCGACCAGATCCTCGTGTACAAGGACCTCGGCCTGGTCAGCCAGGTGTTCGACGAGCAGATCCTTAACTCCCTGAAGGGGCACATCGCGATCGGTCACACCCGTTACGCGACGGCCGGTGGGGGACGCTGGGAAAACGCCCAGCCGATGTTCCGCATGGCCTCGGACGGCACGGACGTCGCCCTGGGGCACAACGGTAACCTCACCAACTACCTGGAGCTGATGGCCGAGGCTGCGGAGAAGCGCCTCGTGAACCCCGCTGACGAGCCGAGCGACTCGGACGTCATGTGTGCGCTCATCGCAGACCTCATCGATGAGAACACCTCGATGGAGGATGCCGCGCTCCAGCTCTTCCCGCGGGTCAAGGGTGCATACTGCCTGACCTTCACGGACGGCAAGGGCCTGTACGCGGTGCGCGATCCGCACGGCGTGCGCCCGCTGAGCATCGGCAAGCTCGCCAACGGCTGGGTCGTCTCCAGCGAGACCGCGGCCCTGGATATCGTCGGCGCGGAGTTCGTGCGCGACGTCGAGCCAGGCGAGTTCATCGCCATCAACGAGGACGGCATCCGCTCCCGTAAGTTCGCCGAGGCGACCCCGAAGGGCTGCGTGTTCGAGTACGTCTACCTCGCGCGCCCGGACTCGGTCATCAATGGCCAGCCAGTGAACGCGACCCGCGTGGACATCGGCCGCCGCCTGGCGGAGGAGTGGCCGGCTGAGGGCGACCTGGTGATCCCGGTGCCTGACTCCGGCACCCCGGCGGCTGTGGGCTACGCCCAGGCCTCCGGTATCCCATTCGGCCAGGGGCTGACGAAGAATGCCTACGTGGGGCGCACCTTCATCGAGCCCTCCCAGACCATTCGCCAGCTGGGTATCCGACTGAAGCTGAACCCGCTGCGCCACGTGATCGAGGGCAAGCGCCTGATCGTGGTGGACGACTCCATCGTGCGCGGCAATACCCAGCGGGCGCTCATCCGCATGCTGCGGGACGCGGGCGCGGCCGAGGTGCACGTGCGCATTGCCTCCCCGCCGGTGAAGTGGCCGTGCTTCTACGGCATCGACTTTCCGTCGCCAAACGAGCTGCTGGCCAACAACGTGGACCCAGACAACATGGTGGAAGCCATGCGGGAAGAGGTCGGCGCGGACTCCCTGGGCTTCGTCTCCACGGAGGCGATGGTGGAGACCAGCGCGCAGCCGCGGGAGACCCTGTGTGCTGCCTGCTTCGACGGCGTGTACCCGCTGGGTCTGCCGGCGGGCAACCCGAACGCGGAGCAGGTTCGCCTCCGGCAGCGCCGCCTCGCGGAGGAGGCTGAGCAGGCCGCAGGTGGCAGCGATGCCTCAAGCAACAACCCCGAAGAAAACTAG
- a CDS encoding sterol carrier family protein, protein MLAQDAPGNTVELRVPPFVAVQCVAGPVHRRGNPPNVVQCSPLAWLRAAAGAASLTEMSERAGADAAGSPMGKISVELSGTRASEVERHLPLFGRH, encoded by the coding sequence CTGCTCGCGCAGGACGCGCCCGGGAATACCGTGGAGCTTCGGGTGCCGCCCTTCGTGGCGGTGCAGTGCGTGGCCGGGCCGGTGCATCGCCGGGGGAATCCGCCCAACGTCGTGCAATGCAGCCCGCTGGCCTGGCTGCGGGCTGCGGCAGGAGCGGCGTCATTGACGGAAATGTCAGAACGAGCGGGCGCCGACGCGGCGGGCAGTCCGATGGGAAAGATCAGCGTCGAGCTTTCCGGAACCCGTGCTTCGGAGGTGGAGCGCCACTTGCCTCTGTTTGGAAGACATTAA
- a CDS encoding acyl-CoA thioesterase gives MAFMGKDATSANTDETLTAQPEVTSTGGPSPLVTLRFLASPTDVLYAGGMGVHGGRVLEWIDKAAYACAVGWSQSYCVTAYVGHIHFTRPIPSGHLVEVRSRIAYTGRSSMHIVNEVLSADPRDGQFTRACDCLVIFVAMDENRRSKAVPKYIPQTEEEKRVEEAALSRIQLRKAIEEEMLRQSYTDDSTAPQVTSRFLAKPTDVNWGGNVHGGTAMQWIDEAATACTMRWSGERTVAVYAGGIRFYRPISIGDLIEVDARLIRTDSRSMSVSVHLRAGDPREDTSNLPTAIHASFTYVAVDVDGHALPARQFVPQTNEDKRLEQHAMTLRELRSTYVPKPLVSPLPGNISLND, from the coding sequence ATGGCCTTCATGGGTAAAGATGCGACGTCTGCAAACACCGATGAGACCTTGACGGCTCAGCCAGAAGTGACGAGCACAGGGGGTCCGTCACCGCTCGTCACGCTGCGTTTCCTCGCCTCCCCGACCGACGTGCTGTACGCCGGCGGCATGGGCGTGCACGGTGGGCGTGTGCTGGAGTGGATCGATAAGGCGGCCTACGCCTGTGCCGTGGGCTGGTCGCAGTCCTATTGCGTGACCGCCTATGTGGGACATATTCACTTCACTCGCCCGATCCCTTCCGGCCACCTGGTCGAGGTGCGTTCCCGTATCGCCTACACCGGGCGTTCCTCCATGCACATCGTCAACGAGGTGCTCTCCGCCGACCCGCGCGACGGCCAGTTCACCCGCGCCTGCGACTGCCTGGTGATCTTCGTGGCCATGGACGAAAACCGTCGGTCCAAGGCGGTCCCGAAGTACATCCCGCAGACCGAGGAGGAAAAGCGCGTCGAAGAAGCCGCGCTGTCCCGCATCCAGCTGCGCAAGGCCATCGAGGAGGAAATGCTGCGCCAGTCTTATACGGACGACTCCACGGCGCCGCAGGTCACCTCCCGCTTCCTCGCTAAGCCGACGGACGTCAACTGGGGCGGCAATGTCCACGGTGGTACCGCGATGCAGTGGATCGACGAGGCCGCGACTGCCTGCACCATGCGCTGGTCCGGGGAGCGCACCGTCGCTGTCTACGCCGGTGGCATCCGCTTCTACCGCCCGATCTCCATCGGTGACCTGATCGAGGTGGACGCTCGCCTGATCCGCACCGACAGCCGTTCCATGTCCGTCTCCGTCCACCTGCGCGCGGGCGACCCGCGCGAGGACACCTCGAACCTGCCGACCGCGATCCACGCCTCCTTCACTTACGTGGCGGTGGACGTCGACGGTCACGCGCTGCCGGCCCGTCAGTTCGTGCCGCAGACCAACGAGGATAAGCGCCTGGAGCAGCATGCGATGACGCTGCGTGAGCTGCGCTCCACCTACGTGCCGAAGCCGCTGGTCTCCCCGCTGCCGGGTAACATCAGCCTCAACGACTAG
- the glp gene encoding gephyrin-like molybdotransferase Glp, which produces MSGPHAHPCHGTGGFMRSIEEHYRFTQSLAEAWLQRANRGAETVPLAQALGRVLACPVSAQQAVPPFSNSAMDGFAIRASDVPADLSSWDLSTAPLRFPVSGDVFAGAVPELPPPGHAQRIMTGAPVPEDAEVLVIPVEATNIPAGPHPLPESIEVYELDPEHSHVRRAGSNIRPGDALAPAGCELDAGTVAALIATGVDEVTVYPELRVAVVTTGDEVAVTSDAETDRARSGSAESSLPRIPDSNGPMVAQLAEALGAGVTASVHQVRDDADAFRCLLNELAASHDIIVTTGGISAGAFDVVKQVAGESSSDMWFGPLNMQPGKPQGGGLWAGTPLLCLPGNPVSVWVSFHIFVDPVLRRMRGLASYGTALNRPSVRARVRGQFPASTGRTLISPVRVNYSGTEPVVDAFSGQRFGSHFVASLVGLDGMVVIPAGSSGPAEGEEVDVLLL; this is translated from the coding sequence ATGTCCGGCCCTCACGCCCACCCCTGCCACGGCACGGGTGGGTTCATGCGTTCGATCGAGGAGCACTACCGCTTTACCCAGTCGCTAGCCGAGGCCTGGCTACAGCGGGCGAACCGTGGCGCCGAGACGGTGCCTCTCGCCCAGGCGTTGGGCCGGGTACTGGCGTGCCCAGTGAGCGCCCAGCAGGCCGTCCCACCGTTTTCCAATTCAGCGATGGATGGTTTCGCCATCCGCGCCTCGGACGTGCCAGCTGACCTGAGCTCCTGGGACCTGAGCACGGCACCATTGCGTTTTCCCGTCTCCGGGGATGTCTTCGCTGGCGCCGTCCCTGAGCTACCGCCGCCAGGTCACGCCCAGCGGATCATGACGGGCGCCCCCGTGCCTGAGGATGCCGAGGTGCTGGTCATCCCAGTGGAGGCGACGAATATTCCTGCCGGCCCGCACCCGCTGCCCGAGTCCATCGAGGTCTACGAGCTCGACCCGGAGCATTCCCACGTGCGCCGCGCCGGTTCCAATATCCGTCCGGGCGACGCGCTCGCCCCGGCGGGCTGCGAACTCGATGCCGGGACCGTCGCCGCACTCATCGCGACGGGAGTTGACGAGGTCACGGTCTACCCCGAACTGCGCGTCGCGGTGGTCACCACCGGCGACGAGGTCGCGGTTACCAGCGACGCTGAGACCGACCGCGCTCGGTCAGGATCGGCTGAGAGCAGCCTCCCCCGCATCCCGGACTCCAATGGCCCGATGGTCGCCCAGCTCGCCGAGGCGCTGGGCGCCGGGGTCACCGCCAGCGTTCACCAGGTTCGGGACGACGCCGACGCCTTCCGCTGCCTTTTGAACGAACTCGCGGCCAGCCACGACATCATCGTCACCACCGGCGGTATCTCCGCCGGAGCCTTCGATGTGGTCAAACAGGTCGCAGGCGAAAGCAGCTCGGACATGTGGTTCGGACCGCTGAATATGCAGCCGGGTAAGCCCCAGGGCGGTGGCCTGTGGGCAGGCACTCCCTTACTCTGCCTGCCCGGTAATCCGGTAAGCGTGTGGGTGAGCTTCCACATCTTTGTAGACCCGGTGCTGCGCCGCATGCGGGGGCTAGCAAGCTATGGCACTGCGCTGAACCGACCGAGCGTGCGCGCCCGCGTGCGCGGGCAGTTCCCAGCTAGCACGGGACGCACGCTGATCTCCCCCGTCCGGGTCAACTACTCCGGGACGGAACCGGTGGTGGATGCGTTCAGTGGCCAGCGCTTTGGCTCCCACTTCGTCGCCTCCCTCGTGGGGCTGGATGGCATGGTGGTGATCCCGGCGGGGTCCTCGGGCCCCGCCGAGGGCGAAGAGGTGGACGTCCTCCTGCTCTAG